CGCCTGCCGTGTACAGCCGGTCGGCTGGGCAGCTTGGGCCACAGGGCCTCGCGCACGACGGCATGCGTAACATATTGATTCTTCAGCTAATTATATTGTCTCTGGCCGCCGGCGCCCTGTATCTGGCGCGCCCGCCGGAGACCGCGATCGCCTGGCTGTTCGGCGCCGGGATCGCGCTGTCGAATACGGCACTGCTGGCCTGGCGCTCGCATCGGCTGGTTCAACGCCCCGCGACGGATGCCCATCGGGATCTGCGGGCGTTCTTCTTCTCCGCCGTTGAGCGCCTCGTCATCGTCATCATGCTGTTCGTGGCAGGTCTGGGCGCACTCGAGTTGCCGCCGCTGCCGCTGCTCGGCGCCTTCATCGCCGGCCAGCTGGTGCTCATGATTTCAAGCTTCAAGACAGGACTGACAACGCATGGCGAGTGACACCCTGACTTCCGGTGAATACATCAAGCACCACCTGACCAACCTCACCTACGGCCAGCACCCGGACGGCCACTGGGGCTTCGCCCACACCGCCGAGGAAGCCAAGGAGATGGGCTTCTGGGCCATCCATGTCGATTCCATGCTGTGGTCGGTCCTGCTCGGCTTCATCCTGTTCTATGTCTTTCGCAAGGCGGCGAAGAACGCCCACGCCGGCGTGCCCGGCGGGCTGCAGAACTTCTGCGAATGGATCGTCG
This sequence is a window from Thiohalobacter thiocyanaticus. Protein-coding genes within it:
- a CDS encoding ATP synthase subunit I gives rise to the protein MSLAAGALYLARPPETAIAWLFGAGIALSNTALLAWRSHRLVQRPATDAHRDLRAFFFSAVERLVIVIMLFVAGLGALELPPLPLLGAFIAGQLVLMISSFKTGLTTHGE